The Gadus macrocephalus chromosome 9, ASM3116895v1 genomic interval ACTGTGCAAACGTTGTCACTTTTAGCCGTTTGAAGATTTCATCGTTACGGTAGCGGTAATCTTAGAGAAAGCAAAAATGTAGACGTCAAGAGAGAATACCACAGACCTGAAGTTAGACAACACATGTACCATCTGAAATGTAAAATCCAGCATCATACAACAGGACACAATCAAAAACCACCTGTAGCACTTCAACATACTTTTTTTGATGTCCTCCAGTCTTTCCATGTACTTCGACAGACTGCATCCTAGCATCACAATCAAGAAAAGGATATTGCTCAAACGATCCGAGTTATAAATATAGCCGACACCACTTCAAGTATATATGAATGCATATATGACCATCACACAGTTCATGTTTACCTGTGTCTAGTCTGGTTCTCACGTGTTGATATCTGGGGTTCTGTGGTATCCTTTTCTTCAGGTACTGAACAGAGTCAAAGGCTTCTATTTAATAGGATGCTGACGCTTTGAGGGTCAGTGACAGAAGCGTTCCGAGCTCTACCCGATGAAGCCAAGCAGTTTGTCAAACGTTACGTTGTTGTTACCATAGAAGTGCATGATGCTGTTAACACTTGGCCTCAAACATTGCTGACCTCAGTGATGTTAAATAACCTTATACCTATGGCAACCCAATAGCTGCATTCCTATCTAAACAGCATTAGACGTTGTAGCGTTTGGTATACCTTTGCATTGCTGGCGCCTCAATGACAATTCGACGTATAAAACGTTTAATTGTGTACTTTACCTCTGTGTTCCCGATGCTCCGCTGAGACGACATCGTTTCGAGTTGATATCAACATTAACGTCCGAGGTTGAACAAACTTGCCGCTGATTGATCGAACTCATGTCATGGTCCAATCACAGAACACGATGCTACCGCATCGTTTTTAACCATTGACGTTCTGATTCGCGGACTGGTTGCTTAGCAGCGGAGGACGCCAATCTTGACGCCGAGCTTACCGTCACAACCATAGgtgttctatatatctatgGTCACAACCAGGTAGGTCCCCTCCCACCTACATAACAAGCttgtttgtgttcatattgTTGAGCCCCGCTGCAAAATGAACAGGACACACATAACGCAATCGTAATTCACGGCGAATTGAATTCGGAATCTAGCATGAGGGAAGTATTCAGCCGCGATCAGTATGACCAAATTCATCGGCGATCGACCAGCAATGTCTGAGGAAGCTGTGCGTTCAAACTTTCCACCTCTCAAAATCATGGATGTATTATAATAAGAAGGGCTTTTAATAGTACTTAAGTCGAGTAAGCGAGGTGCAATGGCGTCTGTTATGGTGAGTATTGCTTGATGGTTTGGACGTTCTGTGCAACAACAATACTTTTGTGTCACAAAAGTGTTGTTCTTCATGCCATCTGATGTTATGTTAACATGCTAGTTGGCTAGTTTTCTAGCTCCATTAGTATTGCTGCCGTCCCACATGTTGCAGTGTTTCCAATGCTGTATCGGATGtttaattgttattattagCAATAAAACATGTTACTATTACAAAGTAGTCCCCGGTTTCTCATTTCAGCAGTCAAATCAGAGCGTTCCTCCTGTTTGACTGCACTGTCTGCATTGCAGGAGGACCCCACCCTTGCGAGACACTTCAGGGGGCATACAGATGCTGTCACATGTGCAGACTTCAGCCCCACGGGCAAACAACTAGGTATCCTTTGAGCCTACATGTTGTCACTGTGATTTAcattattattctattttaaTTTGTATTGTATACTTATCGCGCAATCTTTTCTGTGGTTTCACTGCCTTACAATTGCCCAAATCATATTTGAATACATTTAGATTAATATTTTAAATTCATCTCCCCTTTAATGACTCACAATCTGGCAACATCCTCACCCCATGTCACTATGTCTTGACTACAGCCACTGGGTCGTTGGATACGAGCCTGATAGTGTGGAACCTGGCGCCCAAGGCCCACGCCGTGCGCTTCCGGGGCCACCAGGAGGCGCTCACGGACCTCCAGTTCTCCCCAACAGGAGACCTGGTGGCCACCTCCTCCGAAGACGCAACTGTCAGACTGTGGACGCCGTGCATGTAAGGCTGGGATCTGTACAGATGAGGGTTATTTTTGTTTAACTTTGGCTGTGCAGCAGTTGCTCCAATATTGATTGTAGACTTGGGTGGTTCtgaggtcgctttggataaatgctTTTGCCAAAATGTAATGGGATAAGAAATAGTTTATTTATTAAAGAAGGGCTTCAGCAGAGGTAAAAAAGGTCTCGGAAAGGAAACAAATCAAACATACTTTATACATCCCTTAGGGAATTTTTACGATATTTTGGTTATCCTATCCTTGTTGGCTTATGTGAAGGGCCTCTGGTGAacggtgtgtgcatgcgtctctCCTCCTAGCGAAGGAGAGTCTGAGGTGTTCAGAGCGCACGCGGCGGCCGTGCGCAGCGTTAGCTTCTCGTGCGACGGCCAGTGTCTGGTGACGGCCTCCGACGACCACGAGGTCAAGGTGTGGAGTCTCTCGTGCCGCcgcctcctctactctctccagCAGCACAGCGACGTAGTCCGCTGCGCCAGGTGAGCCCCACCTTTTTTGGATGAGGGGTGGTGTCACTAATGGGATTTTGGATTCGTATCTGAAATGATCGATAAACTCATGGCAGACAGCCACTTGTATTCACATTTGATCACACAGATGGTgtttgaatttgtttgttgctttCTTGTAGGTTTTCagaatgctctctctctctctctcacactctctctctctctctctctctctctctctctctctctctctctctctctctctctctctctctctctctctctgcaggttcTCTCCAGACGGTCGTCTCATTGCATCCTGTGGGGACGATGGTGCGGTGATGTTATGGGACGCGTCCAGCGGACAGTGTGTCAGCTGCTTCACGGACTGTGGCGGGTATGAGTGGATTCGAGCCTCGTCCCTTTGAACAAAGTCACACTGGTTACCTACCACTAATCTAGTGTATAAAAATGTATATCAACGGATGGATGAGATCATCTTTGATTATCTTTATTGTAACAGCAATGGAACACGCAACAGATTTGGTGACCTGGCCAAACCACTCCATAATTGAGTGCATTTCATAAATCTGTATTTGTTAAAGAAAAAGCAAAAAGCCCTTCCAGCATTACTGCTGTGGTTCTAGGTTTCTTTGGGCCCTGTGAGAAATTCTATGATCTGATCAGATGTCCATCGTTCCTTCCCAGTTCAGTCCTGTTTGTGGACTTTAACTCAAGCGGTACGTGTTTAGCAGCGTCCGGACAGGACAGCTCCCTGAGAATCTGGGACCTCAGGACCAGCAAGCTCACACACCTCTACCAAGGTAGGTTCTGGTCACCTTCAAGTTCTGTTCAACCAGCCTCATCTTTTTGTTaaatcccgtgtgtgtgtgtgtgtgtgtgtgtgtgtgtgtgtgtgtgtgtgtgtgtgtgtgtgtgtgtgtgtgtgtgtgtgagtgataacAATGATCTTAAATTGTTTTCCCTTTAGTTCACAGTGCGGTGGTCAATTGCTTTTCCTTCCACCCGTCCAACAACTACCTTATCAGCGGCTCCAGCGACAGCACGGTCAAAATAGCCGACCTGCTGGAGGGCCAAGTCATGTACACCCTCCATGGACACAAGGTGGTGCTAAAACCCCACATCTCTTTAACTCTTTGTGACTTAAATTGTCTTTCATAACAAACTTGATGTAACTTGAAGTATGTTTTCATCAACTCCTTCCGTCAAATTAATTTGACATTGGTCATTGGTGTACGTCTGATTCTACCTCTGCAAAGACTTATAAGAATAATGTCCCTTTTACATTCTTTACATATAAGAAGTTCATAAACGACTTGCCATCACACATGGTCAAATAACAAGATGCACTGACCTttatagttgttgttgttgttgttgttgtttgaaggGTCCTGTGCTCACGTCAGTCTTCTCGCGGTCCGGGGAGGAGTTTGTATCTGGAGGAGTGGACGGCCAGGTGGGTCGCACTGAACAACAAGGACTGCATTCCAAAGAATCCAAAAAAACTCAAAAGCAATTCCTGTGCAGGCTACACTGATACATCCTCAGTCCCAAGCCGATTCGGCGGCCGCCTCGTTACCTATTGGGTACAGACGGGTCGGGTAGGACATCTGGACCTTTGGGAAGGCACTGGAGCCCGCCCTAAGAGACTCGAATACGCCCCCTAAGTCCGTCCCTGTCTCCCAAGGTGTTGGTGTGGAGGACCAACCTGGACAGCAGGCTCTACCGGGACGTCCTGCGCGGGCACAGCCGCAGGTGCACGGCGGACCTCTCTCCCCGCCTGGCGCGCCTCCATCCCGCGGTGGCACACCTCCGCCAGCCCCTGGCCGCCCCCATCGAGGTCAGCCCCCCGGGGCGGAGACGAGTCTGAAACCGTTTAGGGTTGACCATTAGGGTCTGTGGAGAACAGTTACGGCGGATGATTCTTTTATAGGGACCCTGTTTTAACAACCAGGTGTTCGGCTGTAATGAGTGGTAGCTTAAAATGTGCCCGCTTCTGACCGAACGTGGGAGAACTTTGCCTTCAGGGCTTTCAGACTTGATTGTCTTTCATTATATTCAGTTCTCTGTTAACGTTTGAATAGGTTTAGGTAACAAAACgacatggttagggttaggtcaaGGGTTAGTTccacaacaataaaactacTTGGTTAGGGTTATGTACACAATACAACTGCTTGGTTAGGGTTATGTACACAACGCAACTTCTTGGTTAGGGTTATGTACACAACGCAACTTCTTGGTTAGGGTTATGTACACAATGCATCTGCTTGGTAACGGTTCGATTAAGGGTAAATTACACAGAAACGTGTCCCATGTGCCACACATGTTAGAAATTCTGTATTAGGAATATCCCCTTAAGATGTATCTTCTAATTTTGAAGGACCCtaataaagaataaagaatatTGAATATGATTATTGAGACTTAATCTAAGCTAAGGGTGTGCATAGAACCATACtgactgtgtgtctctctctctctctctctctctctctctctctctctctctctctctctctctctctcttctctctctctctctctctctctctctctctctctctctctctctctctctctctctctctctctctctctctctccctctccctctccctctccctccccagatTGGTCCCACGCTAGTGGACACTGTCTCTCATGACCGCCACATTGTAGATCAGACCTTCTACACCCACACGGTAAGTCCTGGTCAACTCAGTCGGCCCTGTCAGCCTCCCTACAGTCTTACTGAATTATTGTATAACGTTGTTATCCAAAGTGTCGTATAGTGAATTTAGATGAATGCCATTAAGAGCAGGTAGTCTGCATACTGGCAGACTAGAGAAACCACTAACCACACACTGTGGGGAAAAGTACTTCCTACTAAAAATGTTTTGTTCAAACAATATTTGATTGACAAccataaacaataaaaaatgcaTTGAGCCGTAAGGCCACCAGGTGGCGGTGTGGACCAGTCTATTCCATGCTGcgtgttatttttttctgaatggTGCCAGCTTTTGTGAACCGCCTTGCttcccattcacacactgactaTATGATATGATGGCTGTGCCACATTTTAGTGTTTGAAACGTATTATTGGAATAAAGTGGGGGGCAGGACAGTGTAGCGGCTAcatagggtgtttgactccaagccggttcttggttcgatccccaatgtttGCAGCCCTACCTGTGAGACTAACCTTCAGCATTCAGTatgagtcactttggataaaaacgtctgtAAAAGgactattatattattaatattatattgttATACTTTAGTATGatttattaaataatatataacaatTTGAATGATCAAATAGAGCTGCCTTAAACCATACAGACCTGAAGATAAAACACAATAAGATGTCTAATATTCTTTCATAAAGCATCTTTTGGATTTGACCGCGTGTACACTGCTTTGAAGACCGGCCACCATTCAGCCCCGTTGTTGCTACATCGGTGTACAGCTCATGTTGTTCCATAAACAATTCTAATCCGGTTATGAACTCCGAACAATTGAACGGGAGCCAGCACGttctgacaaaaaaaaaaaaatgtaatccacgtgctgtgaaaataaataaataaagtatccTGTTTTCCTGCTGCAGGATTGGGCAGCAAGCTgaaggggggcgtggcctggcaTGCCCCAGATCCAATGGTGCTTTAGTTACAACCGCCAATACCATTCACAACAATTTACGACCAACTGCCATCGATACCTCGATACCCAACTCCTGTGTACCGTGTGCTGTGAATGGGGACAGACCTCTCTCtagtgagggtggtggtgggggaaaaAAGTGCTTCCCTTTTATGGGAAGCACTTTATCAGTATTACATTGAATACTTTTTTATGCCTGAAtatgttttataaaaataacaGGATTAACCTGACTAGGCTTTGCCACTCGATTAAGTCATTATCAAATGAATTGGTGCATTTTAAGTCGAGCGTCTGTGTACTGGCGAGGTAAGGCTCATGTAAAGAGATCAGGAGTGTGGTGAGCGCTGCTAAAAACACCAAAATAACAGCAGTGAAGGAGATTGAGTTGCTCCTCCATTCGCTTCATGGTAGACCTCTGAATGAACGCACACATCCCAGTCCTTCCTGTTGTCATGTGTCTGAAATTGAATTATGTCTGGATGGAGTTATTTCCCCCTCAACGGATTATACCAAACGCTGGCACGGTGTCCATGTAATGTGttttctgatgatgatgatgatgatgatgatgatgataatgataatgatgtcCTCCTGACCTTATCCAATCACAGAAGCGTTCAAACCCGCCATTTCGTTGCATAATCGAGACGCACGGTTGAAAGGACTACATGTGCTTCATTCCCGTGAAGTTAaactgccctctctctctctctctctctctctctagaataTTATATGATGGGaactgtgtgcatgtctgtctttctcactctctctcaccatctcctTCACTGCGTTGGCTTGTCCTTGCATGGTTTCTGCTGCCAGTTCCTTCATCGGTGCTGTGAGTGAGAACAACAGAGACACTTGACTGCGCTGTGCTTCTCGGGGAGGggaaaaaatacacaaaccGCTTGCGGCGGaactacacacacgcgcgcaactATTTGTgtacatgcacaagcacatccTGCCAACAACACATAGCTGCAAACACTGTCATTGGTGTAGAGAACACCGCAGGTGTTCTTACCACACCACGGCTATCCTCCTGTCTCTTTGAgtcaccctctccttctcctctcctctgcctggCTGGTCTGCCGGAGGAACTCAGGGTTTGCATTTTCTGCTAATCATGTAGTCGCGTGTCATCTTCCCTTTGTGGTTGAATTTAAATGTCTTGTACTTGTAGAGCTTGGAAGTCTGTGTTGCTATTTTTTTGGGCGATAAGCgctctataaataaagttggtTTGAACACTGGGTTgtttttcctccttctctgtggttctcgtgccgtgtgtgtgtgtgtgtgtgtgtgtgtgtgtgtgtgtgtgtgtgtgtgtgtgtgtgtgtgtgtgtgtcccctgttGGAGCGTGTGATGTATAAAGTGGTTTCTCTTTTTCAAGTGTTCTCTTTAGCTGTCTCAGTCGTCCTCCACGCCTGTTCTTAGTGCGTGATGTCTTCATCTGGGCCCATGTAGGAGGAGGCACTGTTCAGGCCTTTCACCATATAGATCTATATTACTGTTGTAgaatcgaaaaaaaaaaacacgtaaaAACCCTATGTGTTACATAGGGATATTTTAgagatatttacttttgtgtTGCTTAAGGTTGGTATTTACGTGTGTTACTTGTGTTAGGAATAcggtcagtgtgtctgtgtttctttgaAGGATAGGGGCTGGCGGGGGATGTGGGTTCTGGCGGTGCAATGCAGCGCTAAAAGAAAACCAAAGGTTAATGTGGTCCCACTGATTAATTTACTCGCTGCCTCACTCTGcttctctctgtgcctctcccCGCCTGCTCGAGCTGCCAGTGAACGCAGCTCTGGCCCGGGATGGGTTACATCAAGCCGCGGCAGGCGGAAGGGGGCGTGGCGGTGGAAGCCtccggtgggggagggagggagggtgagggagggtaagggagagagggtgggcggGGAGGGTGTTTCCACTCCGGTCGTCCTGAATGGATGCAGTGGAGTGGAAGccattcagagaggagaggcccCTCG includes:
- the poc1b gene encoding POC1 centriolar protein homolog B, with product MASVMEDPTLARHFRGHTDAVTCADFSPTGKQLATGSLDTSLIVWNLAPKAHAVRFRGHQEALTDLQFSPTGDLVATSSEDATVRLWTPCIEGESEVFRAHAAAVRSVSFSCDGQCLVTASDDHEVKVWSLSCRRLLYSLQQHSDVVRCARFSPDGRLIASCGDDGAVMLWDASSGQCVSCFTDCGGSVLFVDFNSSGTCLAASGQDSSLRIWDLRTSKLTHLYQVHSAVVNCFSFHPSNNYLISGSSDSTVKIADLLEGQVMYTLHGHKGPVLTSVFSRSGEEFVSGGVDGQVLVWRTNLDSRLYRDVLRGHSRRCTADLSPRLARLHPAVAHLRQPLAAPIEIGPTLVDTVSHDRHIVDQTFYTHTDWAAS